In Desulfovibrio aminophilus, the following proteins share a genomic window:
- a CDS encoding ABC transporter ATP-binding protein, giving the protein MIRLENVSVGHGDRVVLRDLNLAVEPGELVGLLGPNGSGKTTLLLTLAGALPPLAGRVTLAGHPLEALRPRERARLAASVPQHAEPPGLKVLSVVLMGRYARVSFLGGYTDEDRAKALDALEETGGEALADRRADEISGGEWRRVLMARALVQEADLLLLDEAASGLDPARQAEAAELLLRRNAAGLTAVSAIHDLNLAALTCRRLIFLKNGRVALDGPVHDVFTETHLSEIYETRILVSRHPLLGLPQAHLAPGAGPLPHGASGPGRTR; this is encoded by the coding sequence GTGATCCGCCTGGAGAACGTCAGCGTGGGCCACGGCGACCGGGTCGTGCTGCGCGACCTGAACCTGGCGGTGGAGCCCGGGGAGCTGGTGGGCCTGCTGGGCCCCAACGGCTCGGGCAAGACCACCCTGCTGCTCACCCTGGCCGGGGCCCTGCCGCCCCTGGCGGGCCGCGTGACCCTGGCCGGACACCCCCTGGAAGCCCTGCGACCCCGGGAACGGGCCCGGCTGGCGGCCTCCGTGCCCCAGCACGCCGAGCCCCCGGGGCTCAAGGTCCTCTCCGTGGTGCTCATGGGCCGCTACGCGCGCGTCTCCTTCCTCGGCGGCTACACCGACGAGGACCGGGCCAAGGCGCTGGACGCCCTGGAGGAAACCGGCGGCGAGGCCCTGGCGGACCGCCGCGCCGACGAGATCTCCGGCGGCGAGTGGCGACGGGTGCTCATGGCCCGCGCCCTGGTCCAGGAGGCCGACCTCCTGCTCCTGGACGAGGCCGCCTCCGGCCTGGACCCGGCCCGGCAGGCCGAGGCCGCCGAGCTGCTCCTGCGCCGCAACGCGGCCGGGCTCACCGCCGTCTCGGCCATCCACGACCTGAACCTGGCCGCCCTGACCTGCCGCCGCCTGATCTTCCTCAAGAACGGCCGTGTCGCCCTGGACGGCCCGGTGCACGACGTCTTCACCGAAACCCATCTCTCGGAGATATATGAAACGCGCATCCTCGTCTCCCGCCACCCGCTCCTGGGCCTGCCTCAGGCGCATCTGGCTCCCGGCGCTGGTCCTCTGCCTCACGGCGCTTCCGGCCCTGGCCGGACCCGTTGA
- a CDS encoding chemotaxis protein CheA, whose product MLDSIQQCIETLEQGVLDLESGSGRTAEVMEKLGLSHVKLPSAQVITLLDMLADGITPMNQDIVSAFLGVCEAHKKLLYALAGFLEQGAGVLRSGKELAPAQVDAPIPAAPPAQEEAAPAGQPEEHHDEHAQDKVHEAQAHARQAIASVRVGTDRLDKLIELVGKLMVTYAVISQAGNGDMAKTLAGLRDMDSVIGRLQTEVEAIRLVPLKQIVAPMQRLVKSLSQKIGKKVRFEIEGEDLALDKSIVESLNEPLVHLLRNALDHGLEPAEERAAAGKNETGTVRLSALRKGETAYLLVSDDGRGMDPERIRRKAVEKGLMKESEQLPEADILQFILKSGFSTAEQITDVSGRGVGMDAVVNAIRVGLGGDILIESDLGKGATFTISIPLSRSANEGIVDALVCRLGQEVFLIPSRDVVEIYAPAERDVVALPGDRETVDVRGEVHALLRLDRFLDTPSDGRPIDRSQAVVVRVGDARAAILVDEVLRQQQVVITGFTVPVQDIFALPILGLGMMGESDAVVVNVEELLRHFQGRTPPPQDSGPSLTALPGQG is encoded by the coding sequence ATGCTCGACAGCATCCAGCAGTGCATCGAAACCCTGGAGCAGGGCGTCCTGGACCTGGAATCCGGCTCGGGCCGGACCGCCGAGGTCATGGAGAAGCTCGGGCTCTCGCACGTGAAGCTGCCCTCGGCCCAGGTCATCACCCTCCTGGACATGCTGGCCGACGGCATCACGCCCATGAACCAGGACATCGTCTCGGCCTTCCTGGGGGTCTGCGAGGCGCACAAGAAGCTGCTCTACGCCCTGGCCGGATTCCTGGAGCAGGGCGCGGGCGTGCTGCGCTCCGGCAAGGAGCTGGCCCCGGCCCAGGTGGACGCGCCCATCCCCGCCGCGCCCCCGGCCCAGGAGGAGGCCGCCCCGGCCGGACAGCCCGAGGAGCACCACGACGAGCACGCCCAGGACAAGGTCCACGAGGCCCAGGCACACGCCCGCCAGGCCATAGCCTCGGTGCGGGTGGGCACGGACCGGCTGGACAAGCTCATCGAGCTGGTGGGCAAGCTCATGGTCACCTACGCGGTCATCTCCCAGGCCGGGAACGGCGACATGGCCAAGACCCTGGCCGGACTGCGCGACATGGACTCGGTCATCGGCCGGCTCCAGACCGAGGTGGAGGCCATCCGGCTCGTGCCTCTCAAGCAGATCGTCGCGCCCATGCAGCGGCTGGTGAAGAGCCTGAGCCAGAAGATCGGCAAGAAGGTCCGCTTCGAGATCGAGGGCGAGGACCTGGCCCTGGACAAGTCCATCGTGGAGTCGCTCAACGAACCCCTGGTGCACCTGCTGCGCAACGCCCTGGACCACGGCCTGGAGCCCGCCGAGGAACGCGCGGCCGCGGGCAAGAACGAAACCGGCACGGTGCGGCTCTCGGCCCTGCGCAAGGGCGAGACCGCCTACCTGCTCGTCTCCGACGACGGCCGCGGCATGGACCCCGAGCGCATCCGCCGGAAGGCCGTGGAAAAGGGACTCATGAAGGAGTCCGAGCAGCTCCCCGAGGCCGACATCCTCCAGTTCATCCTCAAGTCCGGCTTCAGCACCGCCGAGCAGATCACCGACGTCTCGGGTCGGGGCGTGGGCATGGACGCGGTGGTCAACGCCATCCGCGTGGGCCTCGGCGGGGACATCCTCATCGAGAGCGACCTCGGCAAGGGCGCCACCTTCACCATCAGCATCCCGCTCTCGCGCTCGGCCAACGAGGGCATCGTGGACGCCCTGGTCTGCCGCCTGGGCCAGGAGGTCTTCCTCATTCCCAGCCGGGACGTGGTGGAGATCTACGCCCCGGCCGAGCGCGACGTGGTGGCCCTGCCCGGCGACCGCGAGACCGTGGACGTACGCGGCGAGGTCCACGCCCTGCTGCGCCTGGACCGCTTCCTGGACACCCCCTCGGACGGGCGGCCCATCGACCGCAGCCAGGCCGTGGTGGTCCGCGTGGGCGACGCCCGGGCGGCCATCCTGGTGGACGAGGTCCTGCGCCAGCAACAGGTGGTCATCACCGGCTTCACCGTGCCCGTGCAGGACATCTTCGCCCTGCCCATCCTGGGCCTCGGCATGATGGGCGAGTCCGACGCCGTGGTGGTCAACGTGGAGGAGCTGCTGCGCCACTTCCAAGGCCGGACGCCCCCGCCGCAGGACTCCGGGCCGTCCTTGACAGCGCTTCCCGGCCAGGGATAG
- a CDS encoding RNA methyltransferase, translating to MSRERTPEREERIRNVLAHRRKDLTLVMDNIWDPHNVSAILRSCDAFGVLRVHLHYTTEPWPDLGKKSSASAKKWIDRVRHQDAASLVDQLHGQGFRILRTGFSDTARPLWDFDLSGPTAVILGNEHRGVSPELCALVPDELFIPMRGMVQSFNVSVAAALILYEAMRQRRERGLLDEPSLAPEEMERLAADWLTR from the coding sequence ATGTCCAGAGAGCGCACACCGGAACGGGAAGAACGCATCCGCAACGTCCTGGCCCATCGCCGCAAGGATCTCACCCTGGTGATGGACAACATCTGGGACCCGCACAACGTCTCGGCCATTCTCCGCAGCTGCGACGCCTTCGGGGTCCTGCGCGTGCATCTGCACTACACCACCGAGCCCTGGCCCGACCTGGGCAAGAAGTCCTCGGCCTCGGCCAAGAAGTGGATCGATCGCGTGCGCCACCAGGACGCCGCCTCGCTGGTGGACCAGCTCCACGGCCAGGGCTTCCGCATCCTGCGCACGGGCTTCTCGGACACGGCCCGGCCGCTCTGGGACTTCGACCTCTCCGGGCCCACGGCCGTGATCCTGGGCAACGAGCACCGGGGCGTCTCCCCGGAGCTGTGCGCCCTGGTCCCGGACGAGCTGTTCATCCCCATGCGGGGCATGGTCCAGAGCTTCAACGTCTCCGTGGCCGCGGCCCTGATCCTCTATGAGGCCATGCGCCAGCGCCGCGAGCGCGGCCTGCTGGACGAGCCGTCCCTGGCCCCGGAGGAGATGGAGCGCCTGGCCGCCGACTGGCTCACGCGCTAG
- a CDS encoding Hpt domain-containing protein, with translation MGEDDALVEEFFSEVNDKYSPQVMEGLGLLEAGDIQGGIEILARPLHTIKGVTGFMTGFEAASRFTHKVEDYLKKVQSGEVEPTEQNVTLLSLGVNMIFTVIEQIREQGAPDESETTEMLELLRQASGPGGAAAAEAKARVEIEQRDGVLILRVLARRIHLGPERETLTRAVAAVPEGGKALLDFSGVLTVGSAAWEALAALAEKREIAVAGLSFDCRSVFYSWGLDRALRAFASAEDYFQAASAPPGQ, from the coding sequence ATGGGCGAAGACGACGCCTTGGTCGAGGAGTTCTTCTCCGAGGTCAACGACAAGTATTCCCCCCAGGTCATGGAAGGCCTGGGGCTGCTCGAGGCCGGCGACATCCAGGGCGGCATCGAGATTCTCGCCCGCCCGCTGCACACCATCAAGGGCGTCACCGGCTTCATGACCGGCTTCGAGGCCGCCTCCCGCTTCACCCACAAGGTCGAGGACTACCTCAAGAAGGTCCAGTCCGGCGAGGTCGAGCCCACGGAGCAGAACGTGACCCTGCTCTCCCTGGGCGTGAACATGATCTTCACGGTCATCGAGCAGATCCGCGAACAGGGAGCCCCGGACGAGAGCGAGACCACGGAGATGCTCGAACTCCTGCGCCAGGCCTCCGGCCCGGGCGGCGCGGCCGCCGCCGAGGCCAAGGCCCGGGTGGAGATCGAGCAGCGCGACGGGGTTCTCATCCTGCGCGTCCTGGCCCGGCGCATCCACCTGGGCCCGGAGCGCGAGACCCTGACCCGCGCCGTGGCCGCCGTGCCCGAGGGCGGCAAGGCCCTCCTGGACTTCTCCGGCGTGCTCACCGTGGGCTCGGCGGCCTGGGAGGCGCTGGCCGCCCTGGCCGAAAAACGCGAGATCGCCGTCGCCGGTCTGAGCTTCGACTGCCGCAGCGTGTTCTATTCCTGGGGCCTGGACCGGGCCTTGCGCGCCTTCGCCTCGGCGGAGGACTACTTCCAGGCGGCCTCCGCGCCGCCCGGGCAGTGA
- a CDS encoding NUDIX hydrolase — protein MNDRKCPHCGAALPEPRNPLPTVDAVIFDPSRGVVLVERANPPLGWALPGGFVDRGETCEQAAVREAREETGLRVVLTGLLGVYSDPARDPRGHTLSVVYTAQAENPAEPRGGDDARSARFFPLDALPPLAFDHARILGDFARDLGRRDPGAASPGSPGS, from the coding sequence ATGAACGATCGGAAATGCCCGCATTGCGGGGCTGCCTTGCCGGAGCCGCGCAATCCCCTGCCCACGGTGGACGCCGTGATCTTCGACCCTTCGCGGGGTGTGGTCCTGGTGGAGCGGGCCAACCCACCCCTGGGCTGGGCCCTGCCGGGAGGGTTCGTGGACCGGGGCGAGACCTGCGAGCAGGCCGCCGTGCGCGAGGCGCGGGAGGAAACCGGTCTGCGCGTGGTCCTCACGGGCCTGCTGGGGGTTTATTCCGACCCGGCCCGCGACCCGAGGGGGCACACCCTGAGCGTGGTCTACACGGCCCAGGCCGAGAATCCGGCCGAACCACGAGGCGGCGACGACGCCCGCTCGGCCCGCTTCTTCCCCCTGGACGCCTTGCCGCCGCTGGCCTTCGACCACGCCCGCATCCTCGGCGACTTCGCCCGCGATCTCGGACGCCGCGACCCCGGCGCCGCAAGCCCCGGCTCGCCCGGGTCGTGA
- a CDS encoding ABC transporter substrate-binding protein gives MKRASSSPATRSWACLRRIWLPALVLCLTALPALAGPVEITDDLGRQVRLAAPAERIVALYGAFNEVLDGMGLAERIAARTQADELPASILDRPIIGTHMRPNVEMIVALKPDLVLQMGGRAEAAAPLRDLERFGLTTAFFEARSFAEFFSVLQRLGVLCGEPGRAATLEKSLRSRLEAVARAVDGDGQPTVLFEVRYPNLLAAGRGSMVDDVIRAAGGANAVPLEDKLARLSEEEVFRLDPDAYVLQRGPMNRNPVAPAERPNFEGLRAVRQGRVLLVNEQVFSRPGPRNVEAVETLARFLHPGRFQDGGKEGAKP, from the coding sequence ATGAAACGCGCATCCTCGTCTCCCGCCACCCGCTCCTGGGCCTGCCTCAGGCGCATCTGGCTCCCGGCGCTGGTCCTCTGCCTCACGGCGCTTCCGGCCCTGGCCGGACCCGTTGAGATCACCGACGACCTGGGCCGCCAAGTGCGCTTGGCCGCTCCGGCCGAGCGCATCGTGGCCCTCTACGGCGCCTTCAACGAAGTGCTCGACGGCATGGGTCTGGCCGAGCGCATCGCGGCCCGCACCCAGGCCGACGAGCTGCCCGCCTCGATCCTGGACCGGCCGATCATCGGCACGCACATGCGGCCCAACGTGGAGATGATCGTGGCCCTCAAGCCCGACCTCGTGCTCCAGATGGGCGGCCGGGCCGAGGCCGCCGCGCCGTTGCGCGACCTGGAGCGCTTCGGCCTGACCACGGCCTTCTTCGAGGCCCGTTCCTTCGCGGAATTCTTCTCCGTGCTCCAGCGCCTGGGTGTCCTCTGCGGCGAACCCGGCCGCGCGGCCACGCTGGAAAAGTCGTTGCGCTCCCGCCTGGAGGCCGTGGCCCGGGCCGTGGACGGCGACGGACAGCCCACGGTTCTCTTCGAGGTCCGCTATCCGAACCTCCTGGCCGCCGGGCGCGGCTCCATGGTCGACGACGTGATCCGGGCCGCCGGAGGGGCCAACGCCGTGCCCCTGGAGGACAAGCTGGCCCGGCTCTCCGAGGAGGAGGTCTTCCGCCTGGACCCGGACGCCTACGTGCTCCAGCGCGGGCCCATGAACCGCAACCCCGTGGCCCCGGCGGAGCGGCCCAACTTCGAGGGCCTGCGCGCCGTGCGCCAGGGCCGCGTGCTCCTGGTGAACGAGCAGGTCTTCTCCCGGCCCGGCCCGCGCAACGTGGAGGCCGTGGAGACCCTGGCCCGCTTCCTCCACCCCGGCCGGTTCCAGGACGGCGGCAAGGAAGGCGCGAAGCCATGA
- the cobI gene encoding precorrin-2 C(20)-methyltransferase, which yields MKQGTLYGLGIGPGDPELMTLKAVRLLNRVDVVLGAASPKNDASRALEIAAPHLPTSAEILRLDFPMTRDRAVQQAAWRTNAEKTRAVLDSGRDAAFLTLGDPLTYSTFGYLLRTLAETGPMPPMEIVPGITSYQAAAARVARPLMEAEESLIVIPGVCSAEKLEKLLSCADNAVILKAYRNLPEIRETLSRLDLAGSSVFVSRVGLPGELVHEDLDDAPDSPHYFSLILVRKQKT from the coding sequence ATGAAGCAGGGCACCCTTTACGGCCTGGGCATCGGCCCGGGCGACCCCGAACTGATGACCCTCAAGGCCGTGCGCCTGCTGAACCGGGTGGACGTGGTGCTCGGCGCGGCCTCGCCCAAGAACGACGCCTCGCGAGCCTTGGAGATCGCGGCTCCGCACCTGCCCACCTCGGCCGAAATCCTGCGCCTGGACTTCCCCATGACCCGCGACCGGGCCGTGCAGCAGGCGGCTTGGCGGACCAACGCCGAGAAGACCCGGGCCGTGCTCGACTCCGGCCGCGACGCGGCCTTCCTGACCCTGGGCGACCCGCTGACCTACAGCACCTTCGGCTACCTCCTGCGCACCCTGGCCGAGACCGGGCCCATGCCGCCGATGGAGATCGTGCCCGGGATCACCTCCTACCAGGCCGCCGCCGCCCGGGTGGCCCGGCCCCTGATGGAGGCCGAGGAGAGCCTCATCGTCATCCCCGGGGTCTGTTCGGCGGAAAAACTGGAAAAACTCCTGTCCTGCGCGGACAACGCGGTGATCCTCAAGGCCTACCGCAACCTGCCGGAGATACGAGAAACACTTTCCCGTCTTGACCTGGCGGGGTCGTCCGTGTTTGTGTCCCGCGTGGGACTTCCGGGCGAGCTGGTCCACGAGGACCTGGACGACGCGCCCGACTCCCCCCACTACTTCTCCCTGATCCTGGTGCGGAAACAAAAGACATGA
- a CDS encoding iron ABC transporter permease, with translation MTNASRAALALAVAGPLSIVLACLPGPAPIPAREALTILASGLGLASPPSDPALATVVLGIRASRAVLAYAVGAGLALAGTAFQGILRNPLADPFTLGVSTGAAFGASLALALGFSAPAVLPLADPLPFFGLLGAMAALLAVLALARSGRELRRETLVLAGVVTATFLSACIALLKALDESSVSGIVFWIMGSFQGRGWGHVLVYLPYLALGSTIILAQARELDLLSLGSAQARLLGLNADRSRLLLLVAASLLSGAAVAVSGVIGFVGLVVPHLVRRIQGAEHGPLALNAALLGGLLLLWSDVLARTLLPGGVELPVGVLTALLGGPFFCLLLKRRAEAA, from the coding sequence GTGACCAACGCCTCCCGGGCCGCGCTGGCCCTGGCCGTGGCGGGCCCGCTCTCCATCGTGCTGGCCTGCCTCCCCGGCCCCGCGCCGATTCCGGCCCGGGAGGCGTTGACCATCCTGGCCTCGGGCCTGGGTCTGGCCTCCCCCCCGTCGGACCCGGCCCTGGCCACGGTGGTCCTCGGCATCCGCGCCTCGCGCGCGGTCCTGGCCTACGCCGTGGGCGCGGGTCTGGCCTTGGCCGGAACCGCCTTCCAGGGCATCCTGCGCAACCCCCTGGCCGACCCCTTCACCCTGGGGGTCTCCACGGGCGCGGCCTTCGGGGCTTCCCTGGCCCTGGCCCTGGGGTTCTCGGCCCCGGCCGTGCTGCCTCTGGCCGACCCCCTGCCCTTCTTCGGCCTGCTCGGGGCCATGGCCGCCCTGCTGGCGGTCCTGGCCCTGGCCCGCTCCGGCCGGGAGCTGCGCCGCGAAACCCTGGTCCTGGCGGGCGTGGTCACGGCCACCTTCCTCTCGGCCTGCATCGCCCTGCTCAAGGCCCTGGACGAGTCCTCGGTCTCGGGCATCGTCTTCTGGATCATGGGCAGCTTCCAAGGCCGGGGCTGGGGCCACGTGCTCGTCTACCTGCCCTATCTGGCGCTCGGCTCGACGATCATCCTGGCCCAGGCCCGCGAACTGGACCTGCTCTCCCTGGGTTCGGCCCAGGCCCGGCTCCTGGGCCTGAACGCCGACCGCTCCCGGCTCCTGCTCCTGGTGGCCGCGAGCCTGCTCTCCGGGGCGGCCGTGGCCGTATCCGGGGTCATCGGCTTCGTGGGCCTGGTGGTGCCGCATCTCGTGCGCCGCATCCAGGGCGCGGAGCACGGCCCCCTGGCGCTCAACGCCGCGCTCCTGGGCGGGCTGCTCCTGCTCTGGTCCGATGTCCTGGCCCGCACCCTCCTGCCGGGCGGCGTGGAACTGCCCGTGGGCGTGCTCACGGCCCTGCTCGGCGGCCCGTTCTTCTGCCTGCTGCTCAAGCGCCGCGCGGAGGCCGCGTGA
- a CDS encoding glycosyltransferase has product MPAPAPDAAAPRHLFPGLPLGFEEPDSRLALSRRALAMAAENPALGPLARGMAAWTWQRDPLSQGTCRLLLEAGRSSPVCGDAAEALVKRLDALLSLPFPADDWQTLMQSGEHVLVLRHLLPRLRTPGTGAAWLARTWDWLMRLGRADLPRDMLEATAWEPALLPLRDRLLAEWTLFHAAPGEALERIEALGECFGHWRLLAACEALTHLGREAEARERLEVLWRRLPWHPHLTLKLHALRHAPAPARDASDAVVLLYSWNKRDLLRATLEGVAGPDLLGARVAVLDNGSTDGAGDMLRQIGERFPEGSLEIVSLPVNVGAPAARNWLLSLPQVRAAQHAVFLDDDVVLPTGWLARLLGTARAHPEAGVVGCRIVSASAPVCLQSADYNLLPGRHGVESFPGFPENIHLFDNTASGLDLGLFSYVRRTLSVSGCCHALRVDTLDSVGGFDLRLSPTQFDDLERDIRANLAGTPVLYDGGLAVRHVQHSSLARAKSAAAVGQVLGNKVKLECLYEQDQVKHLAEAGLDRLWDDLAAKERELRAETASA; this is encoded by the coding sequence ATGCCCGCACCCGCCCCCGACGCCGCCGCGCCGCGCCATCTCTTTCCCGGCCTGCCCCTGGGCTTCGAGGAACCCGACTCCCGCCTGGCCCTGTCCCGCCGGGCCCTGGCCATGGCCGCCGAGAATCCGGCCCTGGGGCCCCTGGCCCGGGGCATGGCCGCCTGGACCTGGCAGCGCGATCCCCTCAGCCAGGGGACCTGCCGCCTGCTGCTGGAGGCGGGCCGGAGCAGCCCGGTCTGCGGCGATGCGGCCGAGGCCCTGGTCAAACGCCTGGACGCCCTGCTTTCCCTGCCCTTCCCGGCCGACGACTGGCAGACCCTGATGCAGTCCGGCGAGCACGTCCTGGTGCTCCGGCACCTCCTGCCCCGCCTGCGGACGCCGGGCACGGGCGCGGCCTGGCTGGCCCGGACCTGGGACTGGCTCATGCGCCTGGGCCGCGCCGACCTGCCCCGGGACATGCTGGAGGCCACGGCCTGGGAACCGGCGCTCCTGCCCCTGCGGGACCGACTCCTGGCCGAGTGGACCCTTTTCCACGCGGCCCCGGGCGAGGCCCTGGAGCGCATCGAGGCCCTGGGCGAGTGCTTCGGCCACTGGCGGCTGCTGGCGGCCTGCGAGGCGCTCACGCACCTCGGCCGGGAGGCCGAGGCCCGCGAACGGCTGGAGGTCCTCTGGCGGCGGCTGCCCTGGCACCCGCACCTGACCCTCAAACTGCACGCCCTGCGCCATGCCCCGGCCCCGGCCCGGGACGCCTCGGACGCCGTGGTCCTGCTCTACTCCTGGAACAAACGCGACCTGCTGCGGGCCACCCTGGAGGGGGTCGCCGGGCCGGACCTGCTCGGGGCCCGCGTGGCGGTCCTGGACAACGGCTCCACGGACGGCGCCGGCGACATGCTCCGCCAGATCGGCGAACGCTTCCCCGAGGGGAGTCTCGAAATCGTCTCCCTGCCGGTGAACGTGGGCGCCCCGGCCGCGCGCAACTGGCTGCTCTCCCTGCCCCAGGTCCGCGCCGCGCAACATGCCGTGTTCCTGGACGACGACGTGGTCCTGCCGACGGGCTGGCTGGCCCGCCTGCTGGGCACGGCCCGCGCCCACCCCGAGGCCGGGGTGGTGGGCTGCCGCATCGTCTCGGCCTCCGCGCCGGTCTGCCTGCAGTCGGCGGACTACAACCTCCTGCCCGGCCGCCACGGCGTGGAGTCCTTCCCGGGCTTTCCCGAAAACATCCACCTCTTCGACAACACGGCCTCGGGCCTCGACCTGGGGCTCTTCTCCTACGTCCGCCGGACCCTGTCCGTGTCGGGCTGCTGCCACGCGCTGCGCGTGGACACCCTGGACTCGGTGGGCGGCTTCGACCTGCGCCTGAGCCCCACCCAGTTCGACGACCTGGAGCGCGACATCCGGGCCAACCTGGCCGGGACGCCGGTGCTCTACGACGGCGGGCTGGCCGTGCGCCACGTGCAGCACTCCAGCCTCGCCCGGGCCAAGAGCGCGGCGGCCGTGGGCCAGGTGCTCGGCAACAAGGTCAAGCTGGAGTGCCTCTACGAGCAGGATCAGGTGAAGCATCTGGCCGAGGCCGGGCTGGACCGGCTTTGGGACGACCTCGCGGCCAAGGAACGGGAACTGCGCGCGGAGACGGCTAGCGCGTGA
- a CDS encoding sirohydrochlorin cobaltochelatase encodes MRHLKPLLSLLALLLLLSAQAVPALAHGDSRPDKEAILLVAFGSSMPEGQKALKAFDAQARAAFPGVEVRWAWTSRIIRDKLTKAKTAHPGSPALALAQLAEDGYTRVAVQSLHSIPGEEFTELEETVKRFDGMPKGLRAISLGRPLLSAPEDLKLAAKALLESQSGRKEGEAVLFMGHGTEHPANAMYPAMQYQLWTLDPTAFVATVEGVPALDDVLPLLKRDNVRSVRLVPLMAVAGDHAHNDMAGKEEDSFASRIKALGIQTTPVLRGLAETPAVSALWLEHLRDAVKALKEMK; translated from the coding sequence ATGCGGCACCTGAAACCGCTGCTCTCCCTGCTCGCGCTTCTCCTGCTTCTCTCGGCCCAGGCCGTTCCGGCCCTGGCCCACGGCGACTCCCGCCCCGACAAGGAGGCCATCCTCCTGGTGGCCTTCGGCAGCAGCATGCCCGAGGGCCAGAAGGCGCTCAAGGCCTTCGACGCCCAGGCGCGCGCGGCCTTCCCCGGCGTGGAGGTGCGCTGGGCCTGGACCTCGCGGATCATCCGCGACAAGCTGACCAAGGCCAAGACCGCCCATCCGGGCTCCCCGGCCCTGGCCCTGGCCCAGCTGGCCGAGGACGGCTACACCCGGGTGGCCGTGCAGTCCCTGCACAGCATCCCCGGCGAGGAGTTCACCGAGTTGGAGGAGACGGTCAAGCGCTTCGACGGCATGCCCAAGGGCCTGCGCGCCATCAGCCTGGGCCGCCCGCTGCTCTCCGCTCCCGAGGATCTGAAGCTGGCCGCCAAGGCCCTGCTCGAGTCCCAGTCCGGCCGCAAGGAAGGCGAGGCCGTGCTGTTCATGGGCCACGGCACCGAGCACCCGGCCAACGCCATGTACCCGGCCATGCAGTACCAGCTCTGGACGCTCGACCCCACCGCCTTCGTGGCCACGGTGGAGGGCGTGCCCGCCCTGGACGACGTGCTGCCCCTGCTCAAGCGCGACAACGTCCGCTCCGTGCGCCTCGTGCCGCTCATGGCCGTGGCCGGGGACCACGCCCACAACGACATGGCGGGCAAGGAGGAGGACTCCTTCGCCTCCCGGATCAAGGCCCTGGGCATCCAGACCACGCCCGTGCTGCGCGGCCTGGCCGAGACCCCGGCGGTGTCCGCGCTATGGCTGGAGCACCTGCGCGACGCCGTGAAGGCCCTCAAGGAAATGAAGTGA
- a CDS encoding response regulator: MRALIAEDEFLSRKILLSYLTTLFDVDIVVNGKEAVDAFRMAREEGRPYDLILMDIMMPEVDGMQALEIIRGEEREGKTRRPVRVIMTTALDDPKVVIRSFHEGEASGYIVKPVIKEKLYAELEKLGLLGR, encoded by the coding sequence ATGAGAGCCCTCATCGCCGAAGACGAATTCCTGAGCCGCAAGATCCTGCTCTCCTACCTGACGACCCTCTTCGACGTGGACATCGTGGTCAACGGCAAGGAGGCCGTGGACGCCTTCAGGATGGCCCGCGAGGAGGGCCGCCCCTACGACCTCATTCTCATGGACATCATGATGCCCGAGGTGGACGGCATGCAGGCCCTGGAGATCATCCGGGGCGAGGAACGGGAGGGCAAGACCCGGCGTCCGGTGCGGGTCATCATGACCACGGCCCTGGACGATCCCAAGGTGGTCATCCGCTCCTTTCACGAGGGCGAAGCCTCGGGCTACATCGTCAAGCCGGTGATCAAGGAAAAGCTGTACGCCGAACTGGAGAAGCTGGGTCTGTTGGGAAGATAG
- a CDS encoding L-threonylcarbamoyladenylate synthase → MREEFTDIRIAVDALLHGGVLVYPTETLYALGCDARNIAAVSRVLRLKGRPENKPLPVVVADMDGLGRILDGEMPGDVLRLGERFWPGPLSVLVRTRGLATAVRDASGFTSVRVTAHPLAAALCSATGAPLVATSANLSGEPAAGVPAELDPVLAVQADLVLDQKPWPSGGAPSTVVALDGPGRLRLIRAGAVPVSELEAQGFRVSAGN, encoded by the coding sequence ATGCGCGAGGAATTTACCGACATCCGCATCGCCGTGGACGCGCTGCTCCACGGCGGCGTCCTGGTCTACCCCACGGAGACGCTCTACGCCTTGGGCTGCGACGCCCGCAACATCGCGGCCGTGTCCCGGGTGCTGCGGCTCAAGGGCAGGCCCGAGAACAAGCCCCTGCCCGTGGTGGTGGCGGATATGGACGGGCTCGGCCGCATCCTGGACGGCGAGATGCCCGGGGACGTCTTGCGCCTGGGCGAACGCTTCTGGCCCGGCCCGCTCTCGGTCCTCGTGCGCACCCGGGGGCTGGCCACGGCGGTCCGGGACGCCTCGGGCTTCACCTCCGTGCGCGTCACGGCCCATCCCTTGGCGGCCGCGTTGTGCTCGGCCACGGGCGCGCCCCTGGTGGCCACCAGCGCCAACCTGAGCGGGGAACCAGCGGCGGGGGTTCCGGCTGAACTGGACCCCGTGCTCGCCGTACAGGCCGACCTCGTGCTGGATCAAAAGCCCTGGCCCTCGGGCGGCGCACCTTCCACCGTGGTGGCCCTGGACGGCCCGGGCCGCCTGCGGCTCATCCGCGCCGGGGCCGTGCCGGTCTCGGAGCTGGAGGCCCAGGGATTCCGCGTTTCGGCCGGGAACTGA